One segment of Porticoccus hydrocarbonoclasticus MCTG13d DNA contains the following:
- a CDS encoding APC family permease, which yields MDQPTPLLRSLSLLEISFYGIGTIVGAGIYVLLGKVVSESGMMAPWAFLLAAVVVCFSAASYAELSRRFPHSAGEPVYIVESLRSRHLGALVGYALVLGAIISAATITRGFTGYMGVFSHLPDWSMMTTLIIILTAIALWGVKQSVTIAILTTVLELAGLLLIIVISGDDIKQRGIDWSSLIPEFSTTEFTAITSGAFLAFFAFIGFEDMVHMAEEVKNPQTNLPLGIAIAVTVTTLLYATIAIVALQTVPLESLASSPAPMVLLVERNSDLPLQLMGAIGVVAMVNGILLQIIMVSRVLYGMAKRQLAPALLSSVCTATRTPIPATLLAGSLVLAFAIWLPVTTLARATSCLILLVFTFVNLSLLSLHYRERQRGPLQLGLPATGTLLCIGFLVIQIWSWS from the coding sequence ATGGATCAGCCAACCCCGCTTCTTCGCTCCCTTTCACTCCTGGAAATCAGTTTTTATGGCATAGGGACTATTGTTGGTGCAGGAATTTACGTGCTGCTGGGCAAGGTTGTCAGCGAAAGCGGCATGATGGCACCATGGGCTTTCCTTCTGGCAGCGGTGGTTGTCTGTTTCAGTGCCGCCTCATACGCGGAACTCTCCCGACGGTTTCCCCACAGTGCAGGGGAGCCTGTGTATATCGTGGAATCGCTCAGATCCAGACACTTGGGTGCCCTCGTGGGGTATGCACTGGTATTGGGGGCCATTATTTCCGCAGCCACAATCACCCGGGGCTTTACCGGTTATATGGGCGTTTTTTCCCATCTACCCGATTGGTCGATGATGACAACACTGATCATCATTCTCACCGCTATTGCTCTTTGGGGAGTCAAACAATCTGTCACTATCGCCATCCTGACAACCGTGCTGGAACTCGCCGGTTTGCTATTGATCATCGTCATCAGCGGCGATGACATCAAACAACGTGGAATTGACTGGTCATCACTAATTCCCGAGTTCAGCACGACAGAATTTACAGCCATCACCAGCGGGGCTTTTTTGGCATTTTTCGCATTTATCGGCTTTGAAGATATGGTCCATATGGCAGAAGAGGTCAAAAACCCACAGACGAACCTCCCTCTCGGGATTGCCATCGCCGTAACGGTGACAACACTTCTCTATGCCACCATTGCGATCGTCGCTCTGCAAACGGTGCCGCTAGAGAGTCTGGCCAGCTCGCCCGCACCAATGGTGCTTCTGGTCGAACGAAACAGTGACCTCCCGTTGCAACTGATGGGAGCAATCGGGGTCGTCGCCATGGTTAATGGCATACTTTTGCAAATCATCATGGTTTCCCGGGTACTTTACGGTATGGCGAAACGACAACTGGCTCCGGCCCTGCTCAGTTCAGTGTGCACCGCAACAAGAACCCCTATCCCCGCAACACTGCTGGCTGGCAGCCTGGTGCTCGCCTTTGCCATCTGGCTACCCGTCACCACCCTCGCCAGAGCCACCAGCTGCCTGATACTGCTCGTGTTTACCTTCGTCAATCTATCCCTGTTATCCTTACATTATCGAGAGCGACAACGGGGTCCGTTACAGCTGGGTTTGCCGGCGACTGGCACATTACTCTGTATTGGCTTTCTTGTTATTCAAATCTGGAGCTGGTCATGA
- a CDS encoding ion transporter, protein MDKQQLREQLYRIIFGTDTKAGQRFDIFLIYAILISVLAVILTTVESLSSRYALLFFSVEWFFTALFTVEYGLRIFCSPNRRKYLFSFYGLIDLVSIIPSYLALFFTGAHYLLIIRLLRVLRVFRVLRLVRYLSEADVLMRSINQARRKIFIFFFCVLVLSTLFGCLMYVVEGPANGFTSIPKSIYWTIVTLTTVGFGDITPHTVSGQIIATLAMLTGYSIIAIPTGIITAELAGEMQREKSLYPCPNCVKAGHDRDASFCKWCGAGLATSDSNPDSSPSTSGGG, encoded by the coding sequence ATGGACAAACAGCAATTGCGCGAACAACTTTACCGGATCATTTTTGGTACAGACACCAAAGCGGGGCAACGCTTTGATATATTTCTGATCTATGCCATTTTGATCAGTGTGCTGGCTGTCATACTAACCACGGTTGAATCTCTCAGTAGCCGTTACGCACTGTTGTTTTTTTCAGTGGAATGGTTTTTTACAGCGCTGTTTACCGTGGAATACGGCCTGCGTATTTTCTGCTCCCCCAATCGCCGCAAATACCTGTTCAGCTTTTATGGTCTGATCGATCTGGTTTCGATTATCCCCTCCTATCTGGCCCTGTTTTTTACCGGTGCCCATTATTTGCTCATTATCCGCCTGTTGCGGGTATTGCGTGTCTTTCGGGTATTGAGGCTGGTTCGCTATCTATCTGAAGCCGATGTGCTGATGCGTTCCATCAATCAGGCCCGGCGGAAAATTTTTATCTTCTTTTTCTGTGTGTTGGTGTTGAGCACACTATTCGGTTGCCTGATGTACGTCGTGGAAGGCCCCGCAAATGGCTTTACCAGTATTCCCAAGAGTATTTATTGGACCATCGTGACCCTGACCACCGTGGGTTTTGGCGATATCACGCCCCACACGGTATCAGGGCAAATTATTGCCACGCTGGCGATGCTGACCGGTTATTCCATTATTGCCATTCCCACGGGTATTATCACGGCTGAACTGGCCGGTGAAATGCAGCGGGAAAAATCCCTGTATCCCTGCCCCAACTGCGTCAAGGCCGGTCATGATCGGGATGCCAGTTTTTGCAAATGGTGTGGCGCGGGCCTCGCCACCAGTGATTCCAATCCCGATAGTTCACCTTCGACCAGCGGGGGAGGCTAA